A DNA window from Molothrus ater isolate BHLD 08-10-18 breed brown headed cowbird chromosome 2, BPBGC_Mater_1.1, whole genome shotgun sequence contains the following coding sequences:
- the LOC118689212 gene encoding transmembrane 4 L6 family member 1-like, whose translation MCTGKCSKCIGITLFPLAICAIVSNILLYFPNGQVLQLSEITDLVWFFHGILGAGILVILPAFMMLGAGGAGCCANRCGMLLSVILSVMGFAGGAYCVVISLLGLIGGPLCDTGDGEYLYPFRNDTLEDNYLFNQTTWSICKQPENIILWNIVLSSILLVIGVIEAILCFIQVINGLTGFICGTCMRRRKTNISGM comes from the exons ATGTGCACGGGGAAGTGTTCAAAGTGCATTGGGATCACCCTCTTCCCACTGGCAATATGTGCCATTGTCTCCAACATTCTCCTGTACTTCCCCAATGGACAAGTACTGCAGCTCAGCGAGATAACTGatttagtttggtttttccACGGCATTCTGGGAGCTGGGATACTG GTTATTTTGCCGGCATTCATGATGCTGGGAGCAGGCGGAGCAGGATGTTGCGCTAACAGGTGTGGG ATGCTGCTGTCAGTGATCCTGTCTGTGATGGGATTTGCAGGAGGAGCATATTGTGTGGTCATCTCTTTGTTGGGGCTGATTGGGGGTCCTCTGTGTGACACAGGTGATGGAGAATACCTCTACCCTTTCAGGAATGACACTCTGGA AGACAATTATTTGTTTAACCAGACAACATGGAGTATTTGCAAACAACCTGAAAACATCATCCTTTGGAATATTGTCCTTTCCTCTATTCTCCTGGTCATCGGTGTGATTGAAGCTATTCTTTGTTTCATTCAAGTCATCAATGGACTCACTGGCTTCATATGTGGCACATGTATGAGGAGAAGAAAG ACAAATATTTCTGGAATGTGA